A genomic window from Chlorobium phaeobacteroides DSM 266 includes:
- the tig gene encoding trigger factor, whose product MQKNITKVSDTEQELEIILTAEEYGTEYNQELDEAKRTIQVKGFRKGHVPTGLIKKLAGPAIEASVAEKMASKHFGTIVDEEKIKPASRAQIESVSYEGDELKIKLSYEIHPVFELNNYSDYTFTKARYTITDEDVQKEIDLILKGHGSLATVDEAALGTDTVIGDVEKLDAAGEPEEGGKTENHHFNLEYLPEDNPFRISLEGAKAGETVNVATTQKDPNTPVVSYRITVKEVKRLELPELTDDLVKEITRQRFETVADFTADVRIQLEEHFGMKSDEELLESISSKLIEENPVSTPKSMVASFANMLVENAKRQFGGKFPKGFDESQFTESIIPNAEKHARWLLISQKIAELNNVEVTDEDIKTYAEKEAEKSTPEQKEEIMSTYQSTEFRDYIADTIIKDKIYDIIKSQVTITEEPTPVPVHKA is encoded by the coding sequence TTGCAAAAGAATATTACGAAAGTCAGCGATACCGAGCAGGAGCTTGAAATCATTCTCACTGCTGAAGAATACGGAACAGAATACAATCAGGAACTTGATGAAGCGAAAAGAACGATACAGGTCAAAGGCTTCAGAAAAGGGCACGTCCCGACAGGTTTGATCAAAAAACTCGCAGGCCCGGCTATTGAAGCATCGGTTGCCGAAAAAATGGCATCAAAACATTTCGGAACAATCGTTGACGAAGAAAAAATCAAGCCCGCAAGCCGCGCGCAGATTGAAAGCGTCAGTTATGAGGGCGATGAACTCAAAATCAAGCTCTCCTACGAAATACATCCCGTGTTCGAGCTTAACAACTACAGCGATTACACCTTCACGAAAGCCCGGTACACCATAACCGACGAGGATGTTCAAAAAGAGATCGATCTGATCCTTAAAGGTCACGGATCGCTTGCGACCGTCGATGAAGCGGCACTTGGAACCGATACCGTTATCGGCGATGTTGAAAAACTCGATGCCGCCGGCGAGCCGGAAGAGGGTGGCAAAACGGAAAACCACCATTTCAATCTCGAGTATCTTCCTGAAGACAATCCCTTCCGTATCTCGCTTGAAGGAGCAAAAGCAGGAGAAACCGTCAATGTCGCAACAACCCAGAAAGACCCGAACACTCCTGTTGTCAGCTACCGTATTACGGTCAAAGAGGTAAAACGTCTTGAACTTCCCGAACTGACCGATGATCTCGTCAAGGAGATCACCCGTCAACGCTTCGAAACCGTTGCCGACTTCACTGCCGATGTCAGAATACAGCTTGAAGAGCACTTCGGCATGAAATCCGATGAAGAACTGCTTGAATCCATCTCTTCAAAGCTTATCGAGGAAAACCCGGTTTCAACACCAAAATCCATGGTCGCATCCTTTGCAAACATGCTTGTTGAAAACGCAAAGCGTCAGTTTGGCGGAAAATTCCCGAAAGGCTTCGACGAAAGTCAGTTCACGGAATCAATCATCCCCAATGCGGAAAAACATGCCCGCTGGCTTTTGATCAGCCAGAAAATAGCCGAACTGAACAATGTCGAAGTTACCGATGAGGACATTAAAACCTATGCGGAAAAAGAGGCGGAGAAATCCACTCCCGAGCAGAAAGAAGAGATAATGAGCACGTATCAGTCAACGGAGTTCAGAGACTATATCGCCGATACCATTATCAAGGACAA